DNA from Prunus dulcis unplaced genomic scaffold, ALMONDv2, whole genome shotgun sequence:
TGCAGTTGGGATTGATGGAAATAATGGGATGTATCCAATTGCTTTTGCGGttgttgaagttgaaaataCAGAGACTTGGGGTTGGTTCTTTGACATATTCTTTCAAGATGTAGGTATTGAAAATGGCAATGGATGGGTTTTCATTACTGATAAGCAAAAGGGTTTGGGGAATGCCCTTCATGCTTTGATGCCCAATGCTGAGCACAGGCATTGTGTGAGGCACTTGCACAATAATTTCAAGCTTGCAGGCCATACTGGTGCAGCTTTCAAGCAGAGGTTGTGGGCAGCAGCTAGGGCAACAACAATACCTGTATTTGAAGCTGAAATGGAGCAGATGTTGGGTCAATCTCAGGCAGCTTATAAGTGGCTTCAGGAGAGAGCAGCTGCTCATTGGAGTAGATCACACTTTAGTACAGTCCCAAAGTGTGATATACTTCTAAACAACTTGTGTGAGTGTTTTAATGCTGCAATTCTAGAAGCAAGAGATAAGCCCATTGTTACTCTTTTGGAGAGAATTAGAACCTACTTGATGCTTAGAATGGCTAGACTTAGAGAGACAGTGTGGCCCCATGAGGTTGGTCCAAGAATATTTGGTATTGTGGAGAAGAATTCAATTGAAAGTGGCCACTGCATAGCTTTGTATGCTGGTGGGGGGAAGTATCAAGTTAATAGCATGTTGGGAGCTATGTTTGTTGTGGATTTAGAAAGGCATACATGTACCTGCAGAAAATGGGACTTAAGTGGAATTCCTTGTCCACATGCCTTGGCTTCAATAGCAAAGAGTGAGCACAGCCCTCTGGATTTTGTGCATGCACTTTACAAAAGGCCGGCATATGATAGGGCTTATGAGGGCTATATATCTCCAATGCCTAGTCAAGCATATTGGAGAAAAATAGGGCATGTACCTATCAAGCCACCTGTTTATCGCATCCAACCAGGAAGGCCCAAACTTAGCAGAAATAGAGAAGCTGATGAAATACCAAAAGGGGCAACAAAACTTAAAAGGTATGGCATTGTAATCACGTGCCGCAACTGTGGACAAGAAGGTCACAATTTTGCTGGCTGTCCCCAACTTCGACAGGTTTTAATTgttcttaatttgtttgtttacatatttccttttgttgaaAATGGCTATGTTAACATGTGATTGGACTGTTTTTACTATATTAACATGTGATTTGTTGTTCTTGACAATGAAGGGGCAACCTAGAGGTAGAGCAAGATGCGGTAGAAGGGGAAGAGGAGCTGTGAGGGGAAGAGGTGCAAGGGGAAAAGGAGCTGCAACTGCTAATGGAGATGTTGATACTACAAGTGTCAATGCAAGTGGAACAACTGCAAGTGGAACAACAACTGTCAGAGGTGTTAAGAGAGGCAGAGGTGTTGTCGGTGAACAACAACAAACTCAGGCCAGACCAAAGTTTAATGTAAGTACTTGGATTATTGTGGTGTGCTTTGAATCAATCATTGCATTATTGAAGGCTTAAGGGATCTATGCTTGGAACAGGTGAAAAGAGGAGCTCAGGCCCCCTATGTCATAAGGAAGACCAATGTATTTGCTGATTCACAAGCTGGCCAAAGTTCACAAGCTCCTTCAGGACCTGCCCCAAGGTCACAAGCTCCTTCAGGACCTGCCCCAAGTAAACAAGCTCCTTCACAATCTGTCCCACATTCACAAGGTCCTTCACAACCTGCCCCAAGGTCACAAGCTCCTCCACAACCTGCCCAAAGTTCACAAGCTCATCAAGGTTCAAGTTCACAACCTCAACCTATGGTAACTTCTCCAAAAAGGCCTAGGTTAAAATCTCCAGCAAAACGAATAAGGCCATGGAGAGTTTAGTCAGTAATTTGAAGTGAATGGTTCAAGAGTTGTTATGTTTATTTTGGTGTTCTAGATCATCTTGGTTTGCAATCTATTTGCTAGTATATTGTTGAACTGATTTTGATATGAAGTGAATGGATGAAGATGTATTTTTGAAACAGAATTTGGACAAGCTTTTATGTAATCACATGTGAATTCAAATGTTGTATATTTTGGCCTTTGAAGTGCAGTTCATTTGGTGTGATAGTTACTATTTCAATGGTCAAAATGACAGCTTGCATTTTCATTCACCAAAACAGTTCTTACATTGTCAATTACACACCCTTTCTTACCCTTACAAAAAGTCAATCACCCATCTCTTTCTCACCATTACAAATTGCCAATTACCCATCTTTCTAACCATTACATAATGCCAAGCACTCATCCCTTTCTAGCCCTTACAAAATGCCAACTACCCATCCATTTCTACAGCTGCCCATTTGTGCCTTTATCTTCATTCAAAATCAAGCACAAAATAACCCCAAACATGCACAATGACACCCAAAACCATGGGTTTTTCAGCTTCGaattccctttctttttttctgcttCCAAACTGTTAATTCTCCTCAGCAGTCCTGGAATTATTTGCTTAGATCTATTGCACATAACAGGGTCACCCCACTCCCACATTTGACAACGTTTCTGCAAACACACAGTTTTCAAAGGTGGAAATTCAAAACTGCAAATTTGAAACCCAAACTTCAAAATTCAACTCACCTGTGCACAAACATAAAATCTTCGTCCTGGATGTGAAGAGGTCCACgaagtttgaatttttgcaACCTTCCCACAGTAGCAGACCTGTGATGGCAACATCCATGGATTGCCATCTTCCAACTCTGAACTCCCTCTGTGTGCGTTCGTCCTCAtctctatatctctctctctctctctctctctcagcaaCCTTCAATTTCGTTCTATTCCAACCTTCGATTTCGTCCTTTTTTCCGCCCAATTTCCGGTCCCTTTCTAACCGATTTCCACCAATGTGAAAGAGAAGTGCGAAGTGTGTGAGAGAAGAGAGGTTGCTAATTCAACCCGCGCCTAATGCCGAAAATAACCCTCAATCAAGCGTCAACGTGGGTCAAATAGACGGactaatggatgaaatgttcgAATTTTGACGGTGGGGGTAACattgataataaaatttaattcgaGCCTTTAATTCgctaaaaaaaaaggtcaggGGGTAAATTGAGAATTATGTACAAGTTAAGGGGGGAATTCAGCAGAATacccaagaaagaaaaaggtgcATCTTTTTgtcctatttttttctttgggtttgttttctttccctATGCACTGATCAAACGATTGTGTGATGATAAATTCTTAGAATATAGTGTGCAGTTATCATCACAAAATATAagttataacaaaaaagaaagaaaaaggttgCATGCGACACAAAGAGCTTATAGCTCaaaatatcgcttgtataaaaaaaaaaaacaacatgaGCTTGtttaatatcgcttgtattaaaaaaaaaaaaacaacatgagcttgtataaaacaaaaaacaatgtACATGATTCACTTCGAGGTTTTGTGGgcttcataaaagaaaaatagggagaatttaaattaattttaagatATCTGTATTTTGTccttgtggtttgtttttttgttttttttttgcaatctGCAAGCTCCTTGTTCATTAAGAAGTAATTTGGTTAATTTCTacgtcctttttttttttttttttttttttttttcactttgttCCTCAATTCATTACTACAAAAAGTCCTATGAACTtgtcgtgtgaaattattcTCAACCCAAATTCGATCGGACTTGCATCACGTCTAAATATATAAACTATTAAATCATTGGAAAATATAGTACGTTGTGTCGTAAATGCCCTTCAAGCCAGGTTGGGGAGGAAGCCATCTTGGTTGGATCAGTTGATCAAGGCATTGGAGTAAAAAATCTCACCGTCTCACACTTCAACCCAGAAAAGCCAACCCATTTTTATATCTTTTGGAACTAGTTAGTAAATTTgtgtattatacacatatatatgtatcttTGAAAAATACTATTACCTCACATatacttcaaaaaaatatgaaaaatatatatttttggatgcgaatattatacatgtatgtacatatttttcacgaatattatatattttttaaagaatatttTGTGACAAATACATGTATTATTGTTGTGAAATTATTGCAAGCGCACAATTCGTacaagtaatataaaaataagtagAGTGTCGTTCCCACGAAGACTGTAATTTCCTATTAACTACcaattatgattaatttagaatttatTTGAACAGTTGATTAAGAAGATTGATTGATTTAAGTAAGCTAaaacaattatgaaaaatagcaatttaattaatgttgGAAAATCAAGTTGATGAGACACTAGAGCATCCGATTTCACCATAATCAATTCTACTTAATTCCTATAGCCAATTAACCCTAATTATCATCCATGTTGACAATTGGTTTCTTCTAATTCATTCGATATCCTTTCTCGGGCTCAACCAAAAGTATTCTCAATTAACAACCCATTCTCTCTCGAGCAACGGATTTAGAAACCTAAGAACCCATTAAGTTCTAGGAGAACCTACAAGAAAACTGCATGAGTCATATTAGTCCCTCTTGAGCACTCATTCAAGTCATGGTATTTGTCATaagaagcaaacaccaaacatctCCTCTCGGTCTCTGCTTGGAtcatcaattaaatattagctagatatttaaatcattaattaagaaCAGTAACAAATACTCAACATGGAATAATAATCagaaattaatataactataaaaattaagtattcATGGTTAGGCTATATCGTAGCTgagggagcaaatttccccacgagaatattcacCCAatattccttcgtcttctccgcctctctttctccctgcaaaacaaatcGGAGTAAAAAGACCACACCctgggggtgttggccaaaggccctccgatgcctaagttaggtagggtaattcaaggaaaaccgggtggccggagccgtgtgtggtggccggagccttgtgtgagagagagaaagagagggggtggctagggtttttgagaaataacttctgtagagttttagtaggaatttaggcgtacctcaaccattgtgtgtggctatgcttttatagaggtctcggaggctagggtttcagaggaataattccgtagatggaagggaattattcctcccctttttggaattgatttgattaattagggatttgattaattagggtaaatcaaatccctaattgtggtaggtatcaaatcaatcCTGATTCAATTTAGGCaattcctcatttaattggggatcgtggtaattaaccaaatcaaatctcaacctaattaggtaacgttcaatttaataggataattcccaattaaattgagtaactcctaattaggttgattgattcccaatttggtcaaataatccccaaatggtaggaattatttgacctagggtttgatttaattaggttcccacaaatgccccccagcttctgcatggcgcgtggtggcatgtaggagatgtaaattatccgttgggctgtccagctgtaactgggcTTCCTTCGTGGACTTGGGCTCCTGCGTAGAGGAGGTGTTTGACTTGCCAATTTTATGAACTTGCAGGTTGGAAAGAATTTGCGATT
Protein-coding regions in this window:
- the LOC117613609 gene encoding uncharacterized protein LOC117613609, with protein sequence SQASASTPQLGLEVEVETEIDVGELGNQFVEVDVDLDDDGYDEVHKEGDNEADDSEDDEAEDDDSVEEAEDDDSVEEAEDDDSETDIELIDSEFEQSDEEGLKRVLEEDDNLFDKHVVDEENDEYNEEPGEVDSEDYNTDDLVSLDEESDEGEGVKNRSRRRKAPRFKQFRRESDLLKPTFHLGMEFTNMEQCREAIRYYAVSCARPLKWVTNDSNRVRLKCEGDKKQKVPCPWMLYASHVGKGPSTRIKTYVPRHTCGRRQRTKYATSSWLSKRFDEELRDNPKMKVTDFMKLIRKHYAIDVTEAQVYKAKSFAKKRIQGSIEEQYGKLWDYCEELKSNNPGSTVIVKTELQGENPIFKRIYVCFGALKKGFVEGCRQVVGFDGCHVKGSHLGQILSAVGIDGNNGMYPIAFAVVEVENTETWGWFFDIFFQDVGIENGNGWVFITDKQKGLGNALHALMPNAEHRHCVRHLHNNFKLAGHTGAAFKQRLWAAARATTIPVFEAEMEQMLGQSQAAYKWLQERAAAHWSRSHFSTVPKCDILLNNLCECFNAAILEARDKPIVTLLERIRTYLMLRMARLRETVWPHEVGPRIFGIVEKNSIESGHCIALYAGGGKYQVNSMLGAMFVVDLERHTCTCRKWDLSGIPCPHALASIAKSEHSPLDFVHALYKRPAYDRAYEGYISPMPSQAYWRKIGHVPIKPPVYRIQPGRPKLSRNREADEIPKGATKLKRYGIVITCRNCGQEGHNFAGCPQLRQGQPRGRARCGRRGRGAVRGRGARGKGAATANGDVDTTSVNASGTTASGTTTVRGVKRGRGVVGEQQQTQARPKFNVSTWIIVVCFESIIALLKA